One segment of Macrotis lagotis isolate mMagLag1 chromosome 1, bilby.v1.9.chrom.fasta, whole genome shotgun sequence DNA contains the following:
- the TMEM247 gene encoding transmembrane protein 247 isoform X3 yields the protein MEGSPQEEVKHIKVQVIEPPPSNSAPGKGPAGDEPKPPAGLREVAKERTSEIELEKVRMEFELTRLKYLHEENERQRQHEEVMEQLHRQAPPRLFPGGLQDLLLPQNQFAMFLYCFIFIHIIYVTKEMVFFLFTKHYLFCIAAILLCLIKTLWSYVPVPPYS from the exons ATGGAGGGCAGCCCCCAAGAGGAAGTAAAACATATAAAGGTTCAGGTCATTGAGCCTCCACCATCAAATTCAGCTCCAGGCAAAGGACCTGCCGGGGATGAGCCAAAGCCTCCTGCTGGGCTTCGGGAGGTAGCAAAGGAAAGAACTTCAGAGATAGAACTGGAGAAAGTGCGAATGGAGTTTGAACTGACCAGGCTGAAATACTTGCATGAGGAAAATGAGCGTCAGCGGCAACATGAGGAGGTCATGGAGCAATTGCACCGCCAGGCACCACCCCGACTG TTCCCAGGAGGATTACAAGACCTCCTACTCCCCCAGAATCAGTTTGCCATGTTCCTGTATTGCTTCATCTTCATTCATATCATCTACGTCACCAAGGAGatggttttcttcctctttaccaAGCATTACCTCTTCTGCATTGCTGCCATTCTGCTCTGTTTGATTAAAACTTTGTGGTCTTATGTCCCTGTGCCCCCCTACTCCTGA
- the TMEM247 gene encoding transmembrane protein 247 isoform X1: MSLLSSVSSMAHSEIPYLTQNSSYDFLEDSEVNMEGSPQEEVKHIKVQVIEPPPSNSAPGKGPAGDEPKPPAGLREVAKERTSEIELEKVRMEFELTRLKYLHEENERQRQHEEVMEQLHRQAPPRLFPGGLQDLLLPQNQFAMFLYCFIFIHIIYVTKEMVFFLFTKHYLFCIAAILLCLIKTLWSYVPVPPYS; the protein is encoded by the exons atgtctcttctttcttctgtttcctcTATGGCACACAGT GAAATACCATATCTGACCCAGAACTCCTCCTATGACTTCTTGGAGGACAGTGAGGTCAACATGGAGGGCAGCCCCCAAGAGGAAGTAAAACATATAAAGGTTCAGGTCATTGAGCCTCCACCATCAAATTCAGCTCCAGGCAAAGGACCTGCCGGGGATGAGCCAAAGCCTCCTGCTGGGCTTCGGGAGGTAGCAAAGGAAAGAACTTCAGAGATAGAACTGGAGAAAGTGCGAATGGAGTTTGAACTGACCAGGCTGAAATACTTGCATGAGGAAAATGAGCGTCAGCGGCAACATGAGGAGGTCATGGAGCAATTGCACCGCCAGGCACCACCCCGACTG TTCCCAGGAGGATTACAAGACCTCCTACTCCCCCAGAATCAGTTTGCCATGTTCCTGTATTGCTTCATCTTCATTCATATCATCTACGTCACCAAGGAGatggttttcttcctctttaccaAGCATTACCTCTTCTGCATTGCTGCCATTCTGCTCTGTTTGATTAAAACTTTGTGGTCTTATGTCCCTGTGCCCCCCTACTCCTGA
- the TMEM247 gene encoding transmembrane protein 247 isoform X2: MNPLVLAEIGVSTEIPYLTQNSSYDFLEDSEVNMEGSPQEEVKHIKVQVIEPPPSNSAPGKGPAGDEPKPPAGLREVAKERTSEIELEKVRMEFELTRLKYLHEENERQRQHEEVMEQLHRQAPPRLFPGGLQDLLLPQNQFAMFLYCFIFIHIIYVTKEMVFFLFTKHYLFCIAAILLCLIKTLWSYVPVPPYS; encoded by the exons ATGAACCCTTTGGTCCTGGCAGAGATAGGGGTTTCCACG GAAATACCATATCTGACCCAGAACTCCTCCTATGACTTCTTGGAGGACAGTGAGGTCAACATGGAGGGCAGCCCCCAAGAGGAAGTAAAACATATAAAGGTTCAGGTCATTGAGCCTCCACCATCAAATTCAGCTCCAGGCAAAGGACCTGCCGGGGATGAGCCAAAGCCTCCTGCTGGGCTTCGGGAGGTAGCAAAGGAAAGAACTTCAGAGATAGAACTGGAGAAAGTGCGAATGGAGTTTGAACTGACCAGGCTGAAATACTTGCATGAGGAAAATGAGCGTCAGCGGCAACATGAGGAGGTCATGGAGCAATTGCACCGCCAGGCACCACCCCGACTG TTCCCAGGAGGATTACAAGACCTCCTACTCCCCCAGAATCAGTTTGCCATGTTCCTGTATTGCTTCATCTTCATTCATATCATCTACGTCACCAAGGAGatggttttcttcctctttaccaAGCATTACCTCTTCTGCATTGCTGCCATTCTGCTCTGTTTGATTAAAACTTTGTGGTCTTATGTCCCTGTGCCCCCCTACTCCTGA